gtatatttgatatacatgttgctgatgtgtgctttactagtcttcgtagcaacccctgggtattcgataccggttcagttgctaagattagtaactctaaacaagagttgcagaatgaatatagactagttaaggacgaggtgacgatgtgtgttggaagtgattccaaggtttgaTACAATCACCATAGCACACTCCCTCTacattcaggattagtgttgaacctaaataaatgttatttggtgtttgcgttgagcatgaatatgatcggATCATGTTTATTtcaacagttattcatttaagtcagagaataattgttgttctgtttaaatgaataaaaccttctatggtcatacactcaacgtgaatggtttgttgaatctcgattgtagtgatacacatattcataatattgatgccaaaagatgcaaagttgataatgatagtgcaacataattgtggcactgccatttaggtcatattggtgtaaagcgcatgaagaaactccatgcagatgggctttcggaatcacttgattacgaatcatttgatacttgcgaaccatgccacatgggcaaaatgactaaaactctgttctccgaaacaatggagcgatccaatgacttattggaaataatatataccgatgtatgcagtccaatgagtgttgaggcacgcagcgggtatcattattttctgaccttcacagatgatttaagcagatatgggtatatctacttaatgaaacacaagtctgaaacatttgaaaagttcaaagaatttcggagtgaagtggagaatcatcgtaacaagaaataaagtttctacgatctgatcgtggaggcgaatatttgagttacgagtttggccttcactaaaaacaatgtggaatagttttacaactcacgccacctggaacaccacagcataatggtgtttccgaatgtcgtaatcgtactttattagtatGGTGCATTCAatgatgcctcttaccgatttaccactatcgttttggggttatggattagagatagctgcattcacgttaaatagggcaccgtctaaatccgttgagacgacaccgtatgaactgtggtttggcaagaaacccaagctgttgtttcttaaagtttggggttgcgacacttatgtcaaaaggcttcaggctgataagctcgaacccaaattggagaagtgtgtcttcataggataccctaaggaaacaattgggtacaccttctaccacaaatccaaaggcaagatatttgttaccaagaatggaaactttctagagaaggagtttctctcgaaagaagtgagtgggaggaaagtagaaattgatgaggtaattgtatcttctctcgaattggaaggtagctcatcacagaaaactgttctcGTGATgcgcacaccaaatagagaggaagctaatgataatgataatgaaacttcagatcaagttactactgaacctcataggtcgaccagagcacgatccgcaccagagtggtacagtaatcctattctggaagtcatgttactagaccatgacgaacctacgaactatgaagaagctatgatgagctcagattccaataaatggcttgaggccatgaaatctgagatatgatccatgtatgagaacaaagtgtggactttggtggactgcccgatgatcggcaagccattgagaataaatggatcttcaagaagaagactgacgctgatagtaatgtcactatctacaaagctcgatttgtcgcaaaaggttttcgacaaagttcaaggagttgactacgatgagactttctcacccgtagcgatgcttaagtctgtccgtatcatgttagcaattgccacattttatgattataaaatctagcaaatggatgtaaaaaaactgcattccttaatggatatcaaagacgagttgtatatgatgcaaccagaaggtttttgtcaatcctaaaggtgctaacaaagtgtgcgagctccaacgatccatctatggactggtgcaatcatctcagagttggaatatacgctttgataaggtgatcaaagcatatggttttatacagacttatggtgaagcctgtatttacaagaaagtgagtgggagctctatagcatttatgATAGTAtaagtggatgacatattgttgattggaaatgatatagaatttctggatagcataaaaggatacttgaataaaaaaaatcaatgaaagacctcggtgaacctacttacatattaggaatcaagatctatagggatagatcgagacgcttaatagaacttccacaaagcacataccttgacaagattttgaagaagttcaaaatgtatcagtcaaagaaagggttcttgcctatattgcaaggtgtgaagttgagtaagactcaaagcccgaccacggtagaagatagagagagaatgaaagtcattccctatgcctcagccataggttctataaagtatgtcatactgtgtaccagacatattgtgtaccttgccatgagtttggcaagggggtacaatagtgatccagaagtagatcactggacagcgggcaaaattatccttagttacttaagaggactaaggaaatgttcctcggttatggaggtgataaagagttagtCGTAAAGGGTTatatcgatgcaagctttggcactgatctggatgactcagtgtctcaatctggatacatactaaaactgggagcaattagctagagtagctccatgcagagcattgtagacatagaaatttgcaaaatacatacggttctgaatgtggcagacccgttgactggacctctctcacaagcaaaacatgatcaaaccttagtactctttgggtgttaattacatgacgatgtgaactagattattgactctagtaaaccctttttggtattagtcacatggcgatatgaactattggtgttaaatcacatggtgatgtgaactagattattgattctagtgcaagtgggagactgaaggaaatatgccctcgaggcaataataaagttgttattttatatttccttattcatgataaatgtttattactcatgctagaattgtattgatcggaaacctaaatacatgtgtggatacatagacaaacactgtgtccctagtgagcctctacttgactagctcattgatcaaagatggttaaggtctcctaaccatggacatgagttgtcattgctttcttcatgtcaaatacatattccttcgactatgagattatacaactcccggataccggaggaaagccttgtctgctatcaaacgtcacaatgtaactgggtgattataaagatgctctacaagcatctccaaaggtgtttgttgggttggcatagatcgagattaggatttgtcactctgaatatcggagaggtatctctggggtaatgcacatcatgagaaGCCTtgtaagcaaagtgactaatgagttagttgcaagatgatgtattacggaacgagtaaagagacttgccggtaacgagattgaactaggaatgaggataccgacgatcgaatctcgggcaagtaacataccgatgacaaagggaataatgtatgttgtcataacagttcgactgataaagaacttcgtagaatatgtaggagccaatatgagcatccaggttccgctattagttattgaccggagaggtgtcctggtcatgtctaaatagtcctcgaacccatagggtccgcacacttaacgttcgatgacgatattgaattatatgagttatgtgatttggtgactgaatgttgttccgagtccccgatgagatcacggacatgacgaggagtctctaaatggttgagaggtaaagattgatatatataggatatatatataggacgatggtattcgaacaccggaagtgttccggagggtatcgggtacttatcgggtcatcaAAAGGTGTTTCGGGTGCCCCCGGCAAttctatgggccatatgggccttgtgaaggaacacaccagcccacaagggtctGGTGCACCCTATAGGGCcataggaggaggagaaggaaagggggaatggaaaggaaagtgtgaattcggattcccacttccttccctcaccctcccctctttccttccccttcatgcATACATGGAAAGAGTGGGGCGCCACTTGGGAAACCGGTCATATCTTCATATgtagccgtgtgaggtgcccccctccatagtttatgcctccggtcatatcttcatagtgcttaggtgaagccctgcgtggatcacttcaccatcaccgtcaccacgtcatgctgacggaactcatctactacctcgacaccttactggatcaagaaggcgagggacgtcatcgagctgaacgtgtgcagaactcggaggtgtcgtacgtttggtgcttgatcggtcggagctagaagaagttcgactacatcaactgcgttgtcaaacgcttctgctttcgttttacgagggtacgtggacacactccccctctcgttgctatgcatctcctagatagatcttgcgtgagtgtaggaattttttttaaaatttcatgctatgtttcccaacatcaATGGccttgatttccccctcccggaggaaagtatcccgggcggaatcgctccgtcggagagcaaaagtgctcctgcctaggttccgcctcgagatgacggcgcttcatcccgaaagtcttctcttgattttttttttgaaaatgacaTCAGATAGGATAAGATGGGTCTCGAAGGCCAGCTAGGGGCCCCACAagccctctggtatttcttttctttggtattttttatattccaaaataattttccatgaaacttcagctcatttggagttgtgtagaataggtatctctgatatAGCTTTTAAAGTTCAGAATTCCGTCtgtcggcaatctccctcttcatgtaattcttgcaaattaagagagaaaaggcattagaattgcaccACAAAGTATTATATTGataaaaaacattataaataacagtacaaaaacatgatgcaaaatagacgtatcaactccccaagtttagacctcgcttgtcctcaagcgaaaaccgatgtcgataatcatgaccacatgtttagagagaaaggtgtcgataaaaacaaaatacggacgtaGTAGCATTACGGTCATTATCATAGCAACAATATATCATCATAAAATTTCTCATGATCAAGTTACAATTCATCACAATAACGAAGCATaaagcataaactttcttgaaaactaacaaactatattctcagtcaacaaggcaattacaattcatcatattttcaggaagggtctcatgTAAGAGCTTTTGTTTATCAAGTCCATATACTCAATTATCATTTAGTCTGCtatgattgctgacactcacgaCATATATATGGAGCAAAAGTTTCGGTCAgacacatagaaatataggggcttatagtttcgcctcccaactcatttacctcaagggtaatatcaataataataactcatgatcactcatGTCCAACTGGATATATATGCCTAGATTTTTTTcccgccacatgatgcttgcaaaaataaaaataaaaaaggaatagagaagaaCATTATTGACTCTTACATGAAAAGTAAATACTCAATTGTATACTAGCTTTGTaagctagtataaagttgagtcacttattttaagACGGAGAAAGTAGAAAGCATCAACAACTTTGTGTCAGgttttaggcctcctttggtttagaggaatttcacaggaattctagaggataggattcttataggattttttcctttaaagcccttttgttcataggaatggattcctattccaacataggattgattcctatcctccacatttcataggaaaataaaaaagagcaTAGACttaatggaaaaattcctttgatgtcaaccaaatgacatcttgtttcctattcctactcataggatttgagatacatgttatctcatttcctacaagattcctattcctatgataatcctatcctatgaaccaaaagaggccttaaGATGTACATAAGTATTTCCCGGAAGAAAAAGGAGGCGCAGCACGAAAATCCCCATCTACAGTAACTCAAAAAACATTTAATAATTGTTCAAAAAATCTGAATCTTTTTAAAACAATTTTTTAATGTTTTTCGATTTTTACTGTtcgcccgagctcatttgagcccaCGTCCAGCGCAGCACATCACTTGATATTTCACCTGACAATCGGCTTTTCCATTTGTTCAACTTGCATCGTGCTGACCCATATTGGCACTGCTTATTCCTCAAAAAATATCGTCACTACTCTAGGTCAGCTTAACAAACTCGATGGGTCGCTCTACAGCATCCGCAAAACTATCACGCAACTACCAGGCCATTCACCGCTCCGCGTCGTCATGGCAGTGCCAGACAAAACGTTATGACTAGTTGCCACGTCGCtttcatgatgcagaggccggccAACAGCAGCACCGAAATTACATTGCAAATAATAAACCATCCACTGTCACTACATATATATAGTACGCACTACTGGTGCAACTTGCAGCTGGTAGTAGATATCTTCGTCTATCGGCGAGCTGACTTGACCTGAAAAAAGAAATATCCATACATTGTCATCTCCTTCCGGCCGTTATATACAGCCATACATTGTCCTAGCAAAGCACTCCGAGTTAGAAAGGAGCTCGACTTTTGTCTTCAGGAGCAATCAGCCATGACGGTAAGTTCTTGCACCTGGCTGTCTGCCTTTATCCACGGCTAAATTATCGACATGGTCTAGTGCTAAATTCTTGAGAAACCTTGTGTTGCGTGCAGATCGTGGAGATGCAGATGAACATCGACTGCGACGGCTGCGAGGACAACGTGAGGAAGGCCCTTCTCAGGCTTCAAGGTATGCTATCCGAGGAATTTCTCATCATGATTGTGGTATCAGAGGATTGCCCCCGGCCTCTGCGTCGAGCGATGCACAGGAGACATGTCCTGATAATTTTGTGGTTGTGTTGTGCAGGCGTGCACTATGTGGACGTGGACCGAGCGCGGGACAAGGTGACGGTGACGGGCACGGCGAGCCAGAAGAAGGTGCTGCGCGCGGCGCGGCGCACGGGGAAGCTCGCCGTGCTGTGGCCGTCGGCGTACGACCCGGGGTACCACCACGCCCACGCCTACGCTCACGCGCAGCCGGCCTACTACCACTCCTACCAAGccaagcccgccgccgccgcccacgcgcACCGCTACTACAACAGCATCCCGCACGGAGGGTACCCGGCGCCGGCGGCGCAGCACGGCAGCGCCAGCTCGTACAACTACCACGTCCATGGCTACTACGACTCGGACCTCCACGGGTACCACCACGAGCAGTCCAACGACGCGCGGAGCTACTTCAGCGACGACAACCCCACCGCCTGCTCCGTCATGTGATGCTTGCTCCGATGCCTACCAAAAATCGGCCTCCGCAGCGTGTACATACGTCGATCTCTTGTGTATAGCTCTGTCCAGCTGCTCTGTATAGGAccttcttttttttgcgggtgctCTGTATAAGACGTTGAAGCCTATGTTTGGAACACGAAATTTTACGCAACCTTTTTTTTTTCAAGAAACACAGTAGAAATGCGAACGCTCACGCACACTTTCGACACACTGCTTTTTCTTTTAGGGGGAGAGACTGATTATGTATGCAGCCGTAGATTGCAGATTTGGGCCCTCAAACGTCCTCAAACGTCCGAGGACCAGCCCGCGAACGGTGACTGGACGGGCCTCAAATTTTACCATTTACAATTACATGTcctgtttttcttctttttaggaTCTACACATCTTATTTTTAAAACATCTATTATATGCAGGGTCATGCACGATGAGCACTCCGTCCATCTTGGGCCGGCTGGGCTGTCAAAACACAATGAAATTTGCTCGTACTTAAGATTTTCACACCCGTATTAGTTTTACCTCATCGCGTGATGAGCTAGTCGACCGGCTTAAATAGCCGTCTCGTCCAAAAGCGATAAGCTTCTGACATCATTGCATCCTTAAAGAAAGATTGTCATTATGAATTTTCTATATTTATCACATAGAAGATTTATAGTCAGGGTCTATCTCCTTGACAAGGGAAATATTCATGTTAATATTTCCTTTTATGAATCACAATGTGTTGATAAAAATTAAAATCTATTATCATTGTAGTCATGGTATCAAAGCATGAACGACACGAACTTGAACACTCGATGAACGATCATCAGTTAATGAAATGCAGTGTAGTGCCAAGTTATCTCGCTCATGCAGTAAGAATTGATAGACCTATACAACAACAGAGAGGCTTACCGACATGCGCCGCGCGGCGATGTAGTACTAAAATTTGGGTGCACTGATGAGAGATGACAGAGTTTCTGTGGCTGCAAGTGGGACCGCTACGACTTGCAGCGGGGTCAGCGGACCCGCCCTGACCCGCCCGGGCGCCGCCATATCTGCCTCATATTTGGGCCGGATATGAGGGCTGCTGATCAGCCCAgacgtttgaggcccgtttgaggcgcCCGTCTGGGTTGAGATTTCGTGACCAGGCCGTCCGCCCGGACGTTTGAGGTGAGTTTGGggtgtccggctgtagatgctctaaatcTTCGGACCGCACTTTTTTCCTGTTGAGCCTAGCACACGTAGGTCTGTCGCTATCTATCGCTTCGAGCGAGTTATAGATGCTCGAGTTCTTGGGCCATGGCAGGGACCTCGGTTATCTGCTGCATGTGCCGTTGTTTTAGCCGTAGCCCGCCCCTGTGCGGCCTGTGCCCAGTTTAGGCCCGAGTAGAACAGTACACTCGTTATTTCTCTATTAAATTCTATTTGTGTAACCTCGCTGATGGACTTGATGCTATTTTGAAACAGATGGTCAGACAAGGAAGGATTTCTCCTATTCATGTGTGTCCAAGGGCGCCAGGTATCTCACACCTCCTATTCGCAGACAACACATTAATGTTTTTCCGTGCTACTCAGGAAGAAGCTACCCAGGTGGGAGATGTACTGGCTATTTATGAGTGCACCACAGGACAATTCATTAACCCGGCAAAATGTTCTATTTTATTTGGCCCATGTTGTGGTGACAACGACAAGCATGAGGTTGTGCATACCTTGCAGGTTCAGACGGTGGGATTCGACGATAAGTATCTCGGTCTCCCCACACCATCTGGTAGAATGTCGAAGGGCAAGTTTCAAAATCTACAAGAGCAACTTACTAAGCGTATCTTACAGTGGGGAGAAGCGGCGTCACAAGGGGGCAAAGAAATTCTCATTAAGGCGGTTGCACAGTCCCTACCTACATATATCATGGGGGTTTTCCGTTTGCCCCGGAGTGTTTGTGATGATCTTACTCGCATGGTACGCAATGTTTGGTGGGGGGCcaaggaggagaagaggaagacaCATTGGCGTGCATGGGATACATTGATTAAACCGAAAGTGCAAGGCGGCATGGGGTTCCGTGATTTCAGACTCTTCAATCAGGCACTTCTGGCTAGACAGGCTTGGCGTCTTATTGCTTACCCTGACAGTTTATGTGCGCAGGTGCTCAAAGCAAGATATTACCCGGCGGGACGTCTGGAAGATACGGTATTTTCGGGCAACTCATCCCAGACGTGGCAGTCTATTGTCCACGGTCTTGAGCTTCTCAAGAAAGGTCTAATTTGGCGCATTGGTGATGGTGCTTCTGTACGTATTTGGCGTGACAGTGGATACCACATCCACTTGCGAGGTTGCCAATATCACCCCAGGGGCGCTGCCACCTTCGGCGTGTTAGCGAGCTCCTGGACGACCGAGAAAATTGGAATGTGCAACTACTTAATCAACATTTCATGTCAGTAGATGTCATGGAAATTATGAAGATCAAGGTGGTGCTACGGTTGGACAGAGATATTATCGCTTGGGCGCCTGAGCGTTCTGGATCGTTCACAGTCCGGAGTGCTTATCGTCTATCATACGATGAGATTCACCGTCAGACTACAGTCGCATCGAGTAGGGCACCGGACGGGCGACGTGCCATTTGGACACTTATATGGAGGTGCCCTGCTCCATCAAAGATGCGTATCTTTGCATGGCGTTTGGTCACAAATTCACTGGCTACTTGGGTGAATAAAAAATCACGGAAACTTGAGGTGTCTAACCTTTGTCCGCTGTGTGCGATGGAACCGGAGGACACGTTCCATACATTCTGTAGATGCCCATTGGCTGTTGCTTTGTGGAACGCCATGCAGGAAAAATGGCTATTGTCGGACTTAGCTTCAATGAGGAATACATGCCCTGAGTGGCTTTTTGATCTTCTGTATAAACTAAATGAAGATGATCGCATACATGTGTTGATGGTGCTATGGAGGAGTTGGCATGTACGTAATGAAATAGTACACCATAAGCTACCACCTCCAATTGAAGCTTCCTGCAAATTTCTAATTAGCTATGATGAATCTCTTCGATGCATCAATCATTTTCCAACCACTGACATCATCAAAGGGAAGATGGTGCCGCCGCCGATTGGGTATAGTTCTACAATGATAAATACAGCAACGCAATATGCAGCCACAGTCCAATGGTCTGCCCCGCCGGCCGGTCGCGTGAAGCTGAATGTTGACGGGTCGTTCGTTGATAACGATGGTGGATTAGCAGGAGCCGATATGATCCTACATGATAATGATGGCAACATTATCTTCTCCGCTTGTCGTTCTATCTTGCATTGTTCCGGACCGCTCCAGGCTGAGTTGTTGGCATGTCAGGAGGGATTAAGCCTTGCTCTACAAAGGTCTACTCGCCCGGTAGACATCGATATGGATTGCATGGATGCAGTCAAGTTGATCAAGTCGCCTACCCTTGACAGATCGCCACATAGAATGATAGTTCAGGATATTAAAAGGCTCTTTGGTGAAAGGGATATCTTTATTGCTCATGTAAGTAGGAATCAGAATGTTGTTAGCCACACACTTGCTGCTTTCGGACAATCAGAGGGCCGAACTGCAGTTTGGTTGCGCTCTGGACCTGCAGACGTTCCTCTGCTATGTAGGAACGAATATTCCAACATTGAGCAATGAAATTCTTTTAACCCCGCAAAAGAAAATCTATTTTGCAGAAAACTCCTGGAACGTATGATAATTGTAACTTTGTAACCATACCCGGATGGAGAAACANNNNNNNNNNNNNNNNNNNNNNNNNNNNNNNNNNNNNNNNNNNNNNNNNNNNNNNNNNNNNNNNNNNNNNNNNNNNNNNNNNNNNNNNNNNNNNNNNNNNNNNNNNNNNNNNNNNNNNNNNNNNNNNNNNNNNNNNNNNNNNNNNNNNNNNNNNNNNNNNNNNNNNNNNNNNNNNNNNNNNNNNNNNNNNNNNNNNNNNNNNNNNNNNNNNNNNNNNNNNNNNNNNNNNNNNNNNNNNNNNNNNNNNNNNNNNNNNNNNNNNNNNNNNNNNNNNNNNNNNNNNNNNNNNNNNNNNNNNNNNNNNNNNNNNNNNNNNNNNNNNNNNNNNNNNNTATATAATTGGACCAGAAAAATGTGTTGATTGCAATGGTGCACTTAATTTTCCTGTTAACCAACAATAAAATACTGCTTAGGACAGAACAGTAATTAACTATTTAATCGTCATGTGGTAATTTAGGAAATTATATGTATAGGTTTTATACCCCATTTAAAGAGACTAGATAGATACTGTAGTTTACTTCCGCTTCACCCCCTTGTCATGTTGaataatatttaatattgttgtgtaactAAACGGAATTGAACCATTTCAGAAACATGAAGTTCCGTTGATATGCAACTTAATGTGTAGTCATTGCTTGTCTTGCCCTTGCCGTGCCATGTCATTGCATATCATGAACATGTTGGTTCTTCTGAGCAGCCATTTGTCGCTACAGAGCGATCTGAGCAGCCATCTGAGTGAGCGAACGTGAAACCTGATTACTGGGCCGGCCCAAACACGAGGACGCGAGAGGTGAGAACCTATTAGAAATTATTAGGAGCGAGGTATAGCTCCAGTACGTTGTCAGAATCAAAATTGAAGCCCATCTAAAACACGAAGCTCAATCGAAAATCTACTGCCTTAGTGGTTTTAGAGAGTTCTATATGTCAAATCTATCCTTTCATAATTTGCAATTAATCCTTGTCTCAGTTTGTAGGATTAGGTCTAACTTTCTTGACCAAACTGCAAGCATGGAACTTTACGAGATGAAACAGGGAAAGGCAGAAGACAGAACTCGAAGTGACTTGTATTTGAATCTACTTTGGTTGGAGTTTGAAAATGAAATAAGAATAAAGTAAATTCAAGGAAGAGCTTTTTTTTAATTTTAACAGCCACTCGGGAAGTCGTGGAATGCTTTTCTTTTTCTCTTATTCCATATGGAATACAATCCGTTAAAATAAGAAGCAATAGGAGAATATTCGATCGTTCGCTCCAAAAAAGAAGGTCCTATTGAAAAATAAATCCCAAAACAGAAATAAGTAATTTTTAAAAAATCAATTGTTTATCTATCTCTTACTCCAAAATTTCCCTGAAAAACAAATTTCATGTTTTTTCATTTAGATCACAACGGCGAGAAAAGACACAGATTTAACATTTTACGGTGCTGAAAGCCACCGGGGAAAACGTATGACAAGGGGAGGGTACATCAGCAACCCGAGGGGATAGGTGCTTCATCTCTTCTCTGCTCGCAGCAGGGCTGTCCTTGGCTTCTCTCGATCCCAACAACGGGGCTCCGGGCATGGGGACCCTCTCTACGATCTGCTTCCGCAGCACACCATGCAGCCTGCCGTACAGCATCTGCTTCACCTTCTCAAACGCCCTGTCCAATTTGTCCATCTGCACATGATATTTTGGAGATTCAGACGGCGTTTTAACATTTATTTCAGAAGAAGAAAAGGACGGCGCGTGATATGAGTACAACAACTTGCCTGCTCTGTGGCGTTCACATTGTACATGAAGAGCCCGTAGTATAGATCAAAACTGTCGCTCACCGTGTTCTCCGTCTGCGAAAAGGCGGCAAATATGATCGGTTAACAACAGGCTCTCAAGAACCAAAAAGGGTACTAGTGTCATTTTTCTTGCATTTCACTCTGCACTGCTTACCAGTTGCA
This portion of the Triticum dicoccoides isolate Atlit2015 ecotype Zavitan chromosome 7A, WEW_v2.0, whole genome shotgun sequence genome encodes:
- the LOC119330710 gene encoding heavy metal-associated isoprenylated plant protein 28-like, coding for MTIVEMQMNIDCDGCEDNVRKALLRLQGVHYVDVDRARDKVTVTGTASQKKVLRAARRTGKLAVLWPSAYDPGYHHAHAYAHAQPAYYHSYQAKPAAAAHAHRYYNSIPHGGYPAPAAQHGSASSYNYHVHGYYDSDLHGYHHEQSNDARSYFSDDNPTACSVM